The following coding sequences are from one Verrucosispora sp. WMMD573 window:
- a CDS encoding acyl-CoA dehydrogenase family protein, giving the protein MDFAYDARTEQLRTELAEFLEQHVYPAEPVHAAQVAAAGDPWARPPVLAELKAEARRRGLWNLFLPDPRHGAGLTNLQYAPLAELTGRSPHLAAEALNCAAPDTGNMELLAEFGSPAQQERWLAPLLAGEIRSAFCMTEPDVASSDATNIATSIRRDGDHYVIDGRKWWSSGAMDPACEIFIVMGKTDPDADRHRQQSMILVPRDTPGVTVRRGMRVFGYSDASHGGHAEIDFDGVRVPAENLVGAEGTGFAIAQARLGPGRIHHCMRLIGMAERALELLCRRAVERVAFGRPLAEQGVLREWIAEARVRIEQARLLVLKTAWLMDTVGNKGAHTEIQAIKIATPAMAEWVIDKAIQAYGAAGVSQDTPLAALWAQARTLRLADGPDEVHRNSLAKRELRRWTAPA; this is encoded by the coding sequence ATGGACTTCGCGTACGACGCCCGGACCGAGCAGCTGCGCACGGAGCTGGCCGAGTTCCTGGAGCAGCACGTGTACCCGGCCGAGCCGGTGCACGCCGCCCAGGTGGCCGCCGCCGGTGACCCGTGGGCCCGCCCGCCGGTGCTGGCGGAACTGAAGGCCGAGGCGCGTCGGCGCGGACTGTGGAACCTCTTCCTGCCCGATCCGCGCCACGGCGCCGGGCTGACCAACCTCCAGTACGCTCCGCTGGCCGAGCTGACCGGCCGCAGCCCACACCTCGCCGCGGAGGCGCTCAACTGCGCCGCACCGGACACCGGCAACATGGAGCTGCTCGCCGAATTCGGCTCCCCCGCCCAGCAGGAACGCTGGCTCGCCCCGCTGCTGGCCGGTGAGATCCGCTCCGCCTTCTGCATGACCGAACCCGACGTGGCCTCTTCCGACGCCACGAACATCGCCACCTCGATCCGGCGCGACGGTGACCACTACGTCATCGACGGCCGCAAGTGGTGGTCCTCCGGCGCGATGGACCCGGCCTGCGAGATCTTCATCGTGATGGGCAAGACCGACCCGGACGCCGACCGGCACCGCCAGCAGAGCATGATCCTGGTTCCCCGCGACACCCCCGGGGTCACCGTACGCCGGGGCATGCGCGTCTTCGGCTACAGCGACGCCTCGCACGGCGGGCACGCCGAGATCGACTTCGACGGCGTCCGGGTGCCAGCGGAAAATCTGGTGGGTGCCGAGGGCACCGGCTTCGCCATCGCCCAGGCCCGGCTCGGCCCCGGCCGGATCCACCACTGCATGCGCCTGATCGGGATGGCCGAGCGGGCGCTGGAACTGCTCTGCCGCCGAGCCGTCGAGCGGGTCGCCTTCGGCCGCCCGCTCGCCGAGCAGGGCGTGCTACGCGAGTGGATCGCCGAGGCCCGGGTCCGCATCGAACAGGCCCGGCTGCTCGTCCTCAAGACGGCCTGGCTGATGGACACCGTCGGCAACAAGGGCGCCCACACCGAGATCCAGGCCATCAAGATCGCCACGCCGGCGATGGCCGAGTGGGTCATCGACAAGGCCATCCAGGCGTACGGCGCGGCCGGGGTCAGCCAGGACACTCCCCTCGCGGCGCTCTGGGCCCAGGCCCGCACGCTGCGTCTCGCTGACGGCCCCGACGAGGTGCACCGCAACAGCCTCGCCAAGCGCGAGCTACGCCGCTGGACCGCCCCCGCCTGA
- a CDS encoding phosphotransferase family protein, with product MTEPTAGSPAGLDLDRLRGHLAAHRPDLAAGPLRAELIAGGRSNLTYLVHAGGREMVLRRPPLGHVLATAHDMTREFRVISALASTDVPVPGALLLCPEPEVLGAPFYLMERVPGEVFRSRSRTDRLTDEQRRGLAMTMMDTLAALHTVEPAAVGLADFGRPEGFLARQVRRWSGQLDRSRSRPLPGIDELRDRLAATAPEGANAGRIVHGDFRLDNLLATVDPVTVTAVLDWEMATLGDPLADLGLLLTYWDVLGGSAASDGNPVADGLGPRAGFPDGDELIARYAGRSDVDVGPLHWHIALGCFKLAVICEGIHYRHTLGQTLGEGFDTIGGLVAPLVAHGLTAVRET from the coding sequence ATGACCGAACCGACCGCCGGCTCGCCCGCCGGTCTGGATCTGGACCGGCTCCGCGGCCACCTGGCGGCGCACCGCCCCGATCTGGCCGCCGGCCCGTTACGGGCCGAGCTGATCGCCGGCGGCCGGTCGAACCTGACCTACCTGGTGCACGCCGGCGGTCGGGAGATGGTGCTGCGCCGCCCCCCGCTCGGGCACGTGCTGGCCACCGCGCACGACATGACCCGGGAGTTCCGAGTCATCTCGGCGCTCGCCTCGACCGATGTCCCGGTGCCCGGCGCCCTGCTGCTCTGCCCCGAACCGGAGGTGCTGGGGGCGCCGTTCTACCTGATGGAGCGGGTGCCGGGCGAGGTGTTCCGCAGCCGCTCCCGCACTGACCGGCTCACCGACGAGCAGCGACGCGGGCTGGCCATGACGATGATGGACACCCTGGCGGCGCTGCACACGGTCGAGCCGGCGGCGGTCGGTCTGGCCGATTTCGGCCGCCCGGAAGGGTTCCTGGCCCGGCAGGTCCGCCGCTGGTCGGGGCAGCTCGACCGGTCCCGCAGCCGACCGCTGCCCGGCATCGACGAGCTGCGCGACCGGCTCGCCGCCACCGCGCCGGAGGGGGCCAACGCCGGTCGGATCGTGCACGGGGACTTCCGGCTGGACAACCTGCTCGCCACCGTCGACCCGGTCACGGTGACGGCGGTGCTGGACTGGGAGATGGCCACCCTCGGCGACCCGCTGGCGGACCTGGGACTGCTGCTGACCTACTGGGACGTGCTCGGCGGCAGCGCGGCCTCCGACGGTAACCCGGTCGCCGACGGCCTCGGCCCGCGCGCCGGCTTCCCCGACGGCGACGAGCTGATCGCCCGGTACGCCGGCCGCAGCGACGTCGACGTCGGTCCACTGCACTGGCACATCGCGCTGGGCTGCTTCAAACTAGCCGTCATCTGCGAGGGCATCCACTACCGGCACACCCTCGGCCAGACGCTCGGCGAAGGCTTCGACACCATCGGCGGCCTCGTTGCCCCGCTGGTCGCACACGGACTGACCGCGGTGAGGGAGACCTGA
- a CDS encoding amino acid-binding protein, with product MLLRVRVTLPDRPGTLGQVARTLGVSGADIVQVVVLERLGGRAVDDFTVVWPGAARLERLLAGLAAIPGVRVDGVWRAIGAPTTTGQDAELLAQVAANPADGLATLVDAVPGLLAADWSVAAMVPVDWASRTGGGGATVGHASWRTPVPPKLPEVTPLRARSMTAPDGGHFAVAPFGRAGLVLVVSREYSETLTPAAFHSTEVDRLAQLVRACAVILGDRLDLVGAPPVSAKP from the coding sequence ATGTTGCTGCGCGTTCGGGTCACCCTGCCGGACCGTCCAGGCACCCTCGGTCAGGTGGCGCGCACCCTCGGCGTGTCCGGGGCGGACATCGTCCAGGTGGTCGTGCTGGAACGCCTCGGCGGGCGGGCGGTCGACGACTTCACGGTGGTGTGGCCGGGTGCCGCGCGGCTGGAGCGGCTGCTGGCCGGCCTCGCGGCGATCCCCGGCGTGCGGGTGGACGGGGTCTGGCGGGCGATCGGCGCGCCCACCACCACCGGCCAGGACGCCGAGCTGCTGGCCCAGGTCGCGGCCAACCCGGCCGACGGGCTGGCGACCCTGGTCGACGCGGTGCCCGGGCTGCTCGCCGCCGACTGGTCCGTCGCCGCGATGGTGCCGGTGGACTGGGCATCGCGTACCGGGGGTGGCGGTGCGACGGTCGGGCACGCCAGTTGGCGTACCCCGGTGCCGCCAAAGCTGCCGGAAGTGACCCCGCTGCGCGCCCGGTCGATGACGGCGCCCGACGGTGGTCATTTCGCGGTCGCACCGTTCGGGCGGGCCGGGCTGGTGCTGGTGGTGTCCCGCGAGTACAGCGAAACCCTCACGCCGGCCGCCTTCCACTCCACCGAGGTGGACCGGCTCGCCCAACTGGTCCGCGCCTGCGCCGTGATTCTCGGCGATCGGCTCGACCTGGTGGGCGCTCCGCCGGTCAGCGCCAAGCCCTGA
- a CDS encoding GNAT family N-acetyltransferase — translation MTLWRIRATVDDRPGYLSVLTASLALRGVNILSVQVHTTEHGAVDDFLVDAPDTLDEAGLLAAVERGRGRDCWVARSEARGLADQPTRVLGLATRLVHDPDATGEVLRALLGADEVTWRPAPALARPGIDGMTMMLADPNGGSYTLRRVAPSFTPAEYARAQALLELGATAARRSTEQVTVVLPDGAELTVRPAVADDLTAVVELHQGCSVRSRQRRYLGGAGLPSPARLRRLLEPARGLTLVAATTGSGGAAESVVAMANLLAEGDEAELALLVRDDWQRRGLGSTLLRRLTRQAESAGYAAMVLHVQADNAPMLRTLRRLSRPTTVQRDGALLTMTVPLVAEETAAAKSAG, via the coding sequence ATGACGCTGTGGCGGATCCGAGCCACCGTGGACGACCGACCGGGTTACCTGTCGGTGCTCACGGCGAGCCTCGCGTTGCGTGGGGTCAACATCCTCTCCGTGCAGGTGCACACCACCGAGCACGGTGCCGTCGACGATTTCCTCGTCGACGCGCCGGACACTCTCGACGAGGCGGGACTGCTCGCCGCGGTCGAGCGTGGCCGGGGGCGGGACTGCTGGGTGGCGCGCAGCGAGGCGCGCGGTCTGGCCGATCAGCCGACCCGGGTGCTCGGGCTGGCGACTCGGCTGGTGCACGACCCGGACGCGACAGGTGAGGTGCTGCGGGCCCTGCTCGGCGCCGACGAGGTGACCTGGCGACCCGCGCCGGCGCTGGCCCGGCCCGGAATCGACGGCATGACGATGATGCTGGCCGACCCGAACGGCGGGTCGTACACCCTGCGCCGGGTCGCGCCGAGCTTCACCCCGGCCGAGTACGCCCGGGCCCAGGCGCTGCTCGAACTGGGGGCCACCGCCGCCCGCCGCAGCACCGAACAGGTCACCGTGGTCCTGCCCGACGGTGCCGAGCTGACCGTACGCCCCGCCGTCGCGGACGACCTGACGGCGGTCGTCGAGTTGCACCAGGGCTGCTCGGTGCGCAGCCGGCAGCGCCGTTACCTCGGGGGTGCGGGCCTGCCCTCCCCAGCCCGACTGCGCCGGCTCCTGGAGCCGGCCCGTGGGCTGACCCTGGTCGCCGCGACGACCGGCTCCGGCGGGGCGGCGGAGTCGGTCGTCGCGATGGCGAACCTGCTCGCCGAGGGCGACGAGGCCGAGTTGGCCTTGCTGGTGCGCGACGACTGGCAGCGCCGTGGGCTGGGCTCGACGTTGCTGCGTCGGTTGACCCGGCAGGCCGAGTCGGCCGGCTACGCCGCGATGGTGCTGCACGTCCAGGCGGACAACGCACCGATGCTGCGTACGCTGCGCCGGTTGTCCCGACCGACCACCGTCCAGCGGGACGGTGCCCTGCTGACCATGACCGTGCCGTTGGTCGCCGAGGAAACGGCGGCGGCGAAGAGCGCCGGCTGA
- a CDS encoding aldehyde dehydrogenase family protein — MALRLADGTSWPDTLTRAVAATGEAFDHEAGGTTTLRNLVGGEWRTGGTPTPTRTPVDNSVLLDLPRLDAATAREAVAHAAAAHAAWADTPLDERRSRVTDALDALTDHRDLLALLLVWEIGKPWRLACADVDRALDGVRWYVDEIDRMLADGRAPLPGPVSNIASWNYPMSVLVHAEMVQLLAGNAVIAKTPSQGGAVCLTVAHALLHRAGLPATLLSGSGEALSEVLVRAPEIGAVAFVGGRSNGGKVAAALLDSNKRHFIEQEGLNAWGVWNFSQWDLLAAHLKKGFEYGKQRCTAYPRFVVQRDLVDEFLDMYLPVVRSIRFGHPLAVDETWQAGEPLPELDFGPLISSAKADELHRKVDEAVRGGAVPLYRGKLDGAPFLPGQDTSAYVAPSVLLAPPGRSRLMHAEPFGPVDTIVVVDTTDELLAQMNASNGALVASLACDDTDEAAKLAVDLQAFKVGINRPRSRGDRQEPFGGRGASWKGAFVGGDLLVQAVTVGADDHLYGNFQDRTALPPNI, encoded by the coding sequence ATGGCTCTTCGACTCGCCGACGGAACCTCCTGGCCAGACACCCTCACCCGGGCGGTGGCCGCCACCGGTGAGGCGTTCGACCACGAGGCCGGTGGCACCACCACATTGCGAAACCTGGTCGGCGGCGAATGGCGCACCGGCGGCACGCCCACGCCGACGCGTACGCCGGTCGACAACAGTGTGTTGCTCGACCTACCGCGGCTGGACGCAGCGACCGCCCGCGAGGCGGTCGCCCACGCCGCCGCGGCCCACGCCGCCTGGGCCGACACCCCGCTGGACGAACGCAGGTCACGGGTCACCGACGCCCTGGACGCCCTCACCGACCACCGCGACCTGTTGGCCCTGCTGCTGGTCTGGGAGATCGGCAAGCCGTGGCGACTGGCCTGCGCCGACGTGGATCGGGCCCTCGACGGGGTGCGCTGGTACGTCGACGAGATCGACCGGATGCTCGCCGACGGCCGTGCCCCGCTGCCCGGCCCGGTCAGCAACATCGCCTCGTGGAACTACCCGATGAGCGTGCTGGTGCATGCCGAAATGGTGCAGTTGCTCGCCGGCAACGCGGTCATCGCCAAGACGCCCTCGCAGGGCGGTGCGGTCTGTCTCACCGTCGCACACGCGCTGCTGCACCGCGCCGGACTGCCCGCCACCCTGCTCTCCGGCAGTGGCGAGGCACTGTCCGAGGTGCTGGTACGGGCACCGGAGATCGGCGCGGTCGCGTTCGTCGGTGGCCGGTCCAACGGGGGCAAGGTGGCCGCCGCGCTGCTCGACTCGAACAAGCGCCACTTCATCGAGCAGGAGGGCCTCAACGCCTGGGGCGTCTGGAACTTCTCCCAGTGGGACCTGCTCGCGGCCCATCTCAAGAAGGGCTTCGAGTACGGCAAGCAGCGCTGCACCGCGTACCCCCGGTTCGTGGTCCAGCGGGACCTGGTCGACGAGTTCCTCGACATGTACCTGCCGGTGGTCCGCTCGATCCGCTTCGGGCACCCGCTCGCGGTCGACGAGACCTGGCAGGCCGGAGAACCGTTGCCGGAGCTGGACTTCGGCCCGCTGATCAGCTCCGCCAAGGCCGACGAGCTGCACCGCAAGGTCGACGAGGCGGTACGGGGCGGCGCCGTCCCGTTGTACCGGGGCAAACTCGACGGCGCGCCGTTCCTGCCCGGGCAGGACACCTCGGCGTACGTCGCGCCGTCGGTGCTGCTCGCCCCGCCCGGCCGGTCCCGGCTGATGCACGCCGAGCCGTTCGGCCCGGTCGACACCATCGTCGTGGTGGACACCACCGACGAGTTGCTGGCCCAGATGAACGCCTCCAACGGCGCGCTGGTGGCCTCCCTCGCCTGCGACGACACCGACGAGGCGGCGAAGCTGGCGGTCGACCTGCAAGCCTTCAAGGTGGGCATCAACCGGCCGCGCTCCCGGGGTGACCGGCAGGAGCCCTTCGGCGGCCGGGGCGCCTCCTGGAAGGGCGCCTTCGTCGGTGGAGACCTGCTGGTCCAGGCCGTCACGGTCGGCGCGGACGACCACCTCTACGGCAACTTCCAGGACCGCACCGCCCTGCCCCCGAACATCTGA
- a CDS encoding glycoside hydrolase family 9 protein: MLAAVTALAAGLALALGVPATGAAAAPTDGAVAAAAPAFNYAEALQKSLLFYEAQQSGELPDWNRVSWRGDSALRDGSDVGLDLTGGWYDAGDHVKFGFPMAFSATMLAWGAVEYRAGYAASGQLTHLLNNLRYVNDYFIKAHPSPNVLYGQVGNGDADHKWWGPAEVMPMARPAYKIDASCGGADLAGETAAAMAASSMVFRPTDAAYAEKLLTHAKQLYTFADTVRKNYHECITDATSFYRSWSGYQDELCWGAIWLYRATGDAAYLAKAESEYDKLGTEPQTTTRSYKWTVAWDNKQFGAYVLLANLTGKQKYVDDANRWLDFWTVGVNGERVRYSPGGMAVLDSWGALRYAANTAFAALVYSDKTTDATRKARYHDFAVRQINYALGDNPRNSSYVIGFGTNPPKNPHHRTAHGSWWDSMTVPAETRHTLYGALVGGPSSPNDAYTDDRSDYVMNEVATDYNAGFTSALARLSQEYGGTPLANFPVPEQPDIDELTVETTVMQNEARSTGIKAIIYNKSAFPARALTDAKFRYYVRVPGLGLSPLVVTPGYTQGCPAPSTARNVQGDLWYVEVDCTGHTIAPAGQSQHRMEVQFKIGVPEGVPWDPSDDPSFQTTTGPNRNVPLYVAGQRVWGQEPATSADTTPPTTPGTPVATSVTSRSVNLNWAASTDAGSGIDVYIVNTHVVGSDTYSWYPSTTNSLVLDVSPARTYEITVQARDKAGNTSTASPMLTVTVPAVDDGDTVPPSAPASLTASSITTTGATLSWAPSTDNVGVTGYRIYRGPALGDVLVATVTGTTYAATGLQPETTYSFYVVAIDAAGNASSPSARVTVTTSAPLPTSPCRVTYGTNDWSTGFTANITITNTGTTAINGWTLGFSFPNAGQRVGQGWSATYAQAGAAVTATNMSYNGNLAPGASVGIGFNGTHTGSNPKPTTFTLNGATCTIG, encoded by the coding sequence ATGCTGGCCGCCGTCACCGCGCTCGCCGCCGGCCTCGCGCTTGCGCTCGGTGTACCCGCGACCGGTGCCGCCGCCGCACCGACCGACGGTGCCGTGGCCGCCGCAGCGCCGGCCTTCAACTATGCCGAGGCGCTACAGAAGTCCCTGCTGTTCTACGAGGCGCAGCAGTCCGGCGAACTGCCGGACTGGAACCGCGTCTCGTGGCGCGGGGACTCGGCGCTCCGCGATGGCTCGGACGTCGGACTCGACCTCACCGGCGGCTGGTACGACGCCGGTGACCACGTGAAGTTCGGCTTCCCGATGGCGTTCAGCGCCACGATGCTGGCCTGGGGTGCGGTCGAGTACCGGGCCGGGTACGCGGCCTCCGGCCAGCTCACCCACCTGTTGAACAACCTGCGTTACGTCAACGACTACTTCATCAAGGCACACCCGTCGCCGAACGTCCTCTACGGCCAGGTGGGCAACGGCGACGCCGACCACAAGTGGTGGGGGCCGGCCGAGGTGATGCCGATGGCGCGGCCCGCGTACAAGATCGACGCGAGTTGTGGCGGCGCGGACCTGGCGGGGGAGACCGCCGCCGCGATGGCCGCCTCGTCCATGGTGTTCCGGCCCACCGACGCCGCGTACGCCGAAAAGCTGTTGACCCACGCGAAGCAGCTCTACACCTTCGCCGACACGGTGCGGAAGAACTACCACGAGTGCATCACCGACGCGACCAGCTTCTACCGCTCGTGGAGCGGCTACCAGGACGAGTTGTGCTGGGGTGCGATCTGGTTGTACCGGGCCACCGGTGACGCCGCGTACCTGGCCAAGGCGGAGAGCGAGTACGACAAGCTCGGCACCGAGCCGCAGACCACCACCCGCTCGTACAAGTGGACCGTCGCCTGGGACAACAAGCAGTTCGGGGCGTACGTGCTGCTGGCCAACCTGACCGGCAAGCAGAAGTACGTCGACGACGCCAACCGGTGGCTGGACTTCTGGACCGTCGGCGTCAACGGCGAGCGGGTCCGGTACTCGCCGGGCGGGATGGCGGTACTCGACTCGTGGGGTGCCCTGCGGTACGCCGCCAACACCGCTTTCGCCGCGCTTGTCTACAGCGACAAGACCACCGACGCGACCCGCAAGGCGCGTTACCACGACTTCGCCGTCCGGCAGATCAACTACGCGCTCGGCGACAACCCACGCAACTCCAGCTACGTGATCGGCTTCGGCACCAACCCACCGAAGAACCCGCACCACCGCACCGCGCACGGCTCCTGGTGGGACAGCATGACCGTACCCGCCGAGACCCGGCACACCCTCTACGGCGCGCTGGTGGGCGGGCCGTCCTCGCCGAACGACGCGTACACCGACGACCGGTCGGACTACGTGATGAACGAGGTCGCCACCGACTACAACGCCGGCTTCACCTCCGCGTTGGCCCGGCTGTCCCAGGAGTACGGCGGCACCCCGCTGGCCAACTTCCCGGTCCCGGAGCAGCCCGACATCGACGAGCTGACCGTGGAGACCACGGTGATGCAGAACGAGGCCCGGTCCACCGGCATCAAGGCGATCATCTACAACAAGTCGGCCTTCCCGGCCCGGGCGCTGACCGACGCGAAGTTTCGCTACTACGTCCGGGTGCCCGGGCTCGGCCTCTCACCGTTGGTCGTGACCCCCGGCTACACCCAGGGCTGCCCGGCGCCCAGCACCGCCCGCAACGTCCAGGGTGACCTCTGGTACGTGGAGGTGGACTGCACCGGGCACACCATCGCTCCGGCCGGCCAGTCACAGCACCGGATGGAGGTGCAGTTCAAGATCGGTGTGCCCGAGGGCGTCCCCTGGGATCCGAGCGACGATCCGTCGTTCCAGACCACCACCGGACCGAACCGCAACGTGCCGCTCTACGTCGCCGGTCAGCGGGTGTGGGGGCAGGAGCCGGCCACCAGCGCGGACACCACGCCGCCGACCACCCCCGGCACGCCGGTGGCGACCTCGGTCACCTCCCGTTCGGTGAATCTGAACTGGGCCGCGTCCACCGACGCGGGCAGCGGGATCGACGTCTACATCGTCAACACCCACGTGGTCGGCAGCGACACCTACAGCTGGTACCCCTCCACCACGAACTCGCTGGTGCTCGACGTGTCCCCGGCGCGTACCTACGAGATCACCGTGCAGGCCCGGGACAAGGCCGGCAACACCTCGACCGCGTCGCCGATGCTGACGGTGACTGTCCCGGCGGTCGACGACGGTGACACCGTGCCGCCCAGCGCGCCGGCTTCGCTGACGGCATCGTCGATCACCACGACCGGTGCGACGCTGAGTTGGGCCCCGTCGACCGACAACGTGGGGGTGACCGGGTACCGGATCTACCGGGGGCCGGCCCTGGGCGACGTGCTTGTCGCCACCGTCACCGGAACCACGTACGCGGCGACGGGCCTGCAACCGGAGACCACGTACTCCTTCTACGTGGTCGCGATAGACGCGGCCGGAAACGCCTCGTCGCCCTCGGCGCGGGTGACGGTGACCACCTCGGCGCCGCTGCCCACGTCGCCCTGCCGGGTCACCTATGGCACCAACGACTGGAGCACCGGTTTCACCGCGAACATCACCATCACCAACACCGGCACGACCGCGATCAACGGCTGGACGCTGGGGTTCAGCTTCCCGAACGCCGGGCAGCGGGTCGGCCAGGGCTGGTCGGCCACCTACGCACAGGCAGGCGCGGCGGTGACCGCCACCAACATGTCGTACAACGGCAACCTGGCGCCGGGCGCGTCGGTCGGCATCGGCTTCAACGGCACGCACACCGGCAGCAACCCGAAGCCCACCACGTTCACGCTCAACGGCGCCACCTGCACCATCGGCTGA
- a CDS encoding GNAT family protein — translation MLRGKAVTLRPATAADVPALARIRAEPEVRRWWRGGDDLVAAVEADLAEEGVSVYAIEHGERVVGAIQWHAEDDPDYRHAGLDIFLDPSVRGAGLAGDAIRVMIRHLIDVHGHHRFTIDPAAANTAAIRAYAKVGFRTVGVLRRYERGEDGRWHDGLLMDLLADDLR, via the coding sequence GTGCTGCGCGGCAAGGCGGTGACGCTACGACCGGCGACGGCCGCCGACGTGCCCGCATTGGCGAGGATCCGCGCCGAGCCTGAGGTACGCCGTTGGTGGCGCGGCGGCGACGACCTGGTCGCCGCCGTCGAGGCGGACCTCGCCGAGGAGGGCGTCTCGGTGTACGCCATCGAGCACGGCGAGCGGGTGGTCGGCGCGATCCAGTGGCACGCCGAGGACGACCCGGATTACCGGCACGCCGGACTGGACATCTTCCTCGACCCCTCGGTGCGCGGCGCCGGGCTCGCCGGGGACGCCATCCGCGTCATGATCCGTCACCTGATCGACGTGCACGGCCACCACCGCTTCACCATCGACCCGGCGGCGGCGAACACCGCCGCCATCCGCGCGTACGCCAAGGTGGGTTTCCGGACGGTCGGGGTGCTGCGCCGCTACGAGCGTGGCGAGGACGGCCGCTGGCACGACGGCCTGCTGATGGACCTGCTCGCCGACGACCTGCGCTGA
- the bioB gene encoding biotin synthase BioB, producing MPEILDQARDQVLHNGVGLDEAGVLAVLNLPDEHLSATLQLAHDVRMRWCGPEVEVEGIVSLKTGGCPEDCHFCSQSGLFTSPVRSVWLDIPSLVQAAKQTAATGATEFCIVAAVRGPDARLMKQMREGVAAIKAEVDIQVAASLGMLTQEQVDELVDMGVHRYNHNLETCRSYFPNVVTTHSWEERWETLRMVRESGMEVCCGGILGLGETVEQRAEFAAQLAELDPHEVPLNFLNPRPGTPLGDRPVVEGRDALRAIAAFRLAMPRTILRYAGGREITLGDLGTRDGLLGGINAVIVGNYLTTLGRPATDDLTLLDELKMPVKALSATL from the coding sequence ATGCCAGAGATCCTCGACCAGGCCCGGGACCAGGTGCTGCACAACGGCGTCGGTCTCGACGAGGCCGGTGTCCTCGCCGTGCTGAACCTGCCCGACGAGCACCTCTCCGCCACCCTCCAGCTCGCCCACGACGTGCGGATGCGCTGGTGCGGCCCGGAGGTCGAGGTCGAGGGCATCGTGTCGCTGAAAACCGGCGGCTGCCCGGAGGACTGCCACTTCTGTTCCCAGTCCGGCCTGTTCACCTCGCCGGTGCGGTCGGTGTGGCTGGACATTCCTTCGCTGGTGCAGGCGGCGAAGCAGACCGCCGCGACCGGGGCTACCGAGTTCTGCATCGTGGCCGCCGTCCGGGGTCCGGATGCCCGACTGATGAAGCAGATGCGGGAGGGCGTCGCCGCGATCAAGGCCGAGGTCGACATCCAGGTCGCCGCCTCGCTCGGCATGCTCACTCAGGAGCAGGTCGACGAGCTGGTCGACATGGGGGTACACCGCTACAACCACAACCTGGAGACCTGCCGGTCGTACTTTCCGAACGTGGTCACCACGCACTCGTGGGAGGAGCGCTGGGAGACCCTGCGGATGGTTCGCGAATCCGGGATGGAGGTCTGCTGCGGCGGCATCCTCGGCCTCGGTGAGACCGTCGAGCAGCGGGCCGAGTTCGCCGCGCAGCTCGCCGAGCTGGATCCGCACGAGGTGCCGCTGAACTTCCTCAACCCTCGGCCCGGCACGCCGCTGGGTGACCGCCCGGTGGTGGAGGGCAGGGACGCGCTGCGGGCCATCGCCGCGTTCCGGCTGGCCATGCCGCGCACAATCCTGCGGTACGCGGGCGGCCGGGAGATCACCCTGGGTGATCTCGGTACCCGCGACGGGCTGCTCGGCGGCATCAACGCCGTGATCGTCGGCAACTACCTGACCACCCTCGGTCGGCCGGCCACCGACGACCTCACGCTGCTCGACGAGCTGAAGATGCCGGTCAAGGCGCTGTCGGCGACCCTGTGA